cgccgcccgggTAGAAACCAGCCCCAGGCATCATGCCGCCGGCCGGCATGCCatgcacggcggcgccgccacctcccggcTGCATGCCATTGCCACCCATGTGGGGGTGGCCCATCGGCATGCCGCCCATGGGCCCGGCGCCCATCTGGCCCATACCGGGGAAACCGGCGCCGCCCATCATGTTCGGCGGCCTCATCATCAtgcccggctgctgctgcggcggcggcatgccgCCCATCATCGgagcgccgacgccggcgggcgggccaccggcgccgccgcccttcttgGCCTGGCCAGGCTGGTTCCTACCGCCCGGGGCGCCGCCCTTGCCGTTCTGTGGCGGCTGCGCACCGCCACCGTTCTTGCCgttgccgcctccgccaccctgGTTCTGCTTTGCGCCAGAGTCCTTCTTGCCGCCGTTGTTGGCGTTCCCCTTGATCTGGACCGGAATCTCgttcccgccgccacccttcttGCCGCCCCCGCCGTTGCCCATCGGCATTGCCATGGGCTTTGCCATCATCTTTGGGTCGTCGTACAAGTCGTCGTCGAGGCCGTCGTCCTCGAAATCCTCGTCGTCGAAGTCATCATCGAACTCATCATCGAACTCGCTGCCGTCGTCCCCGAACTCGTCGTCCACGGGAACGTTGAACTTGACGGCCTTGGGGtccttcgccggcggcgcggccgccgccgggaacGGCATCTTGCCACCCATGGCCATGAGCTGGGGAGGAAGCTTCATTCCCTTCATCTGCATCTGCTGTTGCAGCTGCTGCAGTTGCTGAAGCTGCTGCGGAGTCGCCTGTGGCATCGCCAGCGGCTTTGCGCCTttcgcgccaccgccgcctccaccgccggcgttTCCGGCACCCGCTCCACCCTTGGGCTGGCCCTTGCCACCGGCATCCTTGGGCTGCCCCTTGCCGCCAGCATCCTTCGGTTGCTGGcccttgccgccggcgccggcgccgccgagctgGAGCTTTTGGACCTGGCTTACCACACCAGGCTTGGCGCCCCACAGGTTGGCGGGCTTGCCGGCCCTGTTCAGCTTCTTGATGACGGTGGCCGGATCCATCAGGCCGGACACCGTCACCTTCCCCTGCTCTGCATCCACACTGCTCTGGTAGACACCTGCAGTTTAATCAATCCAACACATTTTTCTTAGGACAGATGAACCATCCATCGTTTCTGTTGAGGAGAAGAATAAAGTATCGCTGAACAGACCCTTGCGAACACAACAAAATGGGGGAGAAAATTAAGGAATTTTAGTCTTAAAAAATCTTTCTTTATTACCATCAATCTTGTGCAGgatcttcttgaccttcttctcgCACCCATCGCAGTGGATGTTAACTTTCAGCACGCAGGTCTGTCGACAAGAAAGAAAAGGTTACGGAATAGATTAACGGCCGGAGCACACATGCAGAGTGAGAGAAATCAAGCTGGCGGTGTGATTAAAACCGCAGCAGACACAAGAATGAGTTACTTTAAAAAAACACCACACATGAAGGAAAAAATATGGAATGCGTGTGTGAGCTGCTTGAGTTGAGAAGATGCAAAGCAAACTCACCTGCACCTTGAGGACGTCCTCCTTGCTCATCCTGACCACCTCAAATGCTGCAGCCTCCAATCGCACAGGAGGCTTCAGATCTGGTATATGAGAGCACTCATATCAGGGAGAGAAGACCAAGAACGCAGCAGCAACCGGGAAACACTTCTCACCTCtcagtcagagagagagagggagagagacagagagagaggatGCCTTCTCGAGAGAGGACTTAAATGGCTGCAGTAAAATACTGTGGCTTCACACAAAGAATAAATCTAGAGAGGAATCAGACCCTTGCTAGAGTTGGCGTTTGGAGAAAACCATGAGCAAGGCTATTAAGCGCCTGCTGTGTGGTCTAGAGAAAAAGATGGaggtaggaggaagaagactagAAGAGACTCCCTCTCCGGCTCTTCCCCCCTATTTCTGTCTACCAACAAAGCTAAGCACATGGAGGAGTCTCTGCTTACCCTTTTTGTTTTCCCTGAGGTCGCCTTTGGCCCTGGATGGAAGCTGGAGCCTTTGCCTTTCTTCTTCAGAAGATTGAGAAATGGTGTTCTGCAAAAGACTAGCCCAAGGAGGATTTAAATAGCTTTTGTGACTACAGTAGTCAGGAAGTCCTAGGCTTCCCAATGTCAGTTTTCCTATGTTTTCTTATCAGAATTCTAATTTTCTATACAAGTCCCTATGTAACTTCCAACCGGctagtaattttttttggctCTGATAACAACTGCTTAACAGGGAATATTCCGTTAAGCATATAACAATATTTATCCAAATGGTACGATCGAATAACTGCAACGACTATTATTTTCGCtctgaagaaaaaagagaagaaaaaactgAAGCATTCAAGTTGTTGCTTGTTAAAATTCTAACACACAAGCTAAGCTATGAATGGTGGGTTTGTTTTAAGCTAAACAAGAAAATTGTGTCAATACCATTACGCAAAGTGAGCACAAGTTATAGCCATTTCTATCTAACGTAAGGAATCATGCAACGTTGTTACATGTTTCCGTTCAAAACCTTACATCttgcatggaaaaaaaatgcgACATAATGATTCTACTATGTTGCAACGTGTTTCATGAGACGCATGTAACAAAAATATAACATAGTCAACTTTGATCGGCTCGATGCATTTACGTATTCAACTTACTATGTTACTAATCCTATTTAATGAGAGCACGTGATGTCCACACAATGTGGAGATGAGTTCATTGTTGTCATGGTGTGCTTCGGACAATGATTTTGCATGGGCGGAGCAGTGCATTGTATCCACACATACACGTTAGATATACAAGATATATGTTTAGCAAAGTTGCTAAAATTGGCAAAGCAACGTTACATGCCCCATTATAGTTGGCATACGACAACAACCGGTCAAAGGCATAAGTATGAGTGACATAGTTGTTACACTCAATCATTCCAAAGAATTATTTTCTCTCGTACATGACAAGCGTGGTCAATGACGTGGGATTTGCCAATTCATATTGCAAAGAAATACACAAAATGTTTCACAAACTATACAACTCAAGTCTAAGGAGAATAGATCAGGAAGAGAAGTAGACGAGTATTTTATCATAGTGCATGGAAATATTTTGGAAAAGATGTACAAACACTTATACCATACCATATTTTTCAAGCGCCGTTACCGGACTTCTTTcgtgaaagtttttttttcccaaccATATTCATTGAATGGTTAACAAAGAACTTGCTTGAAAATAATCTTGTAAAGAGGGGCTTGGATGTAAAAAATTGGAGAATAGATACTCAATGCCATAGGTCTTAGTAATTAGCTAAGTTCCATGCATCTCTAACTATCATCGTCCTCTTGTGTCACTAGAGACACGTTGGCGTCACTAGAGAGACGCAATGGTGTGGTGTCGTGGTAGACTGCGTGAGCGGCGCAACCCACAACCCACAGCCCCTATCCAGCCATGCAGACCTCACACCATCCGTTGCAGCCCGCGGGTGCATGGTCTGCATGCCTTGTGTGTCAGTTAGCGAGTCAAAGGTGGGTGGTGAGTTGGGCGCATTAACTTCTCGCCCCTTAATGCGTTTTGGAATTTAAGCTGCGTAAAAACATTGTTCTTTTTGTTTTGTGTTAGTCTGTTAATGTCTTTTGCTAGTAGCAGTAATTCTTTTTCAACGACTTCTAAAATTTGCTAGCCTATTTCTCTGTTAGTTGTTAATGTCAGTAACTCCTCTCCTACTCATAAAATTTGTTCTCTTTTTGGTTAGTCCTAACAGTCTCATATGTAATCTCATGTAGtaccacgtaggatttttgctgATGTAGAGGAGAGAGGGCAAGAAGAGAGAACGAGGTCACAAAACAACCGCTTCATAAGCATAATTTTAGGAGTATGAGATAACTACTCCACCCTTGTACGAGTTGTAGTTACTATGCAACTTATAGTAGTTCTATTTTTATGTATACAGATTAAGCTTAAAAAGACAATCCATTATAGGTTGTCTTAAAATTACGTGTTAACACATGAGATCTAATTTTATTCCTCGCCTAAACATCTCATGCTCTATTTAGCGTTCACCTCACACAAAGAAAAGTGGACCGGAACGGCCAAGCCATGGCACTACTGACACCATGGTGGTTGTGTCCAGGACTCCAGGTTCATGCCAGTACATGCATGCAACGTCAGTTTTGATCAGCTCGTCCGCGAGGACTATTTTGGTTTTTCCAGTGACAGCCGGTGCAAGGCAGGAAAGGATTTGTGACCTTTTGTGCGTCACTGTCGCAGGCCCAGTTTATTGTGCGCTGAACTGTGAGTGTGGACTTGGCTGGCTTTCGCCACCGAGCGCAGGCACGGAAGATCTCCTCGATCAGTGAAACGAACACAACAGATACGCGTCACTGCTGCTTGCACATATTATAAAGAAAAGATATGTTTTATGGAAGAAATTaattcatatatttaaaaaacatAGGTTTACATAGTAGTGCTAATAGGAGCATATCTTTGTAGACTTGGCATTTAATTCATGCcaaatcccccccccccccccccccctctgcaGTTCACTACTTCCGCTAGAGATAGACATGCATGGTCAGTGGTCTGCCATAGCTAGACTGATGTCAAAGCAAGACAGGTGTTCACAGCCATAACATTCAATTCTCGTAAATAAAGATATGTATATCTCTGAAGATTTTGCAAGCCAAATCACCacattggattttttttttgttttttctatagCTATAGCAGACCATGCATGTCTATCTCTACTCTCTAGCTGTGGTAATGAGCtgtacaaaaaaaaatcagtgtaAAACCATCTCCAACCAAAGCAAATCAAGATACGCCTTAATCTGAATTATGAAAACTAACACTAGAATCTATCTTGGTACAGGGTAAAATTTGCAACCACAGACACGGAGACATCATGTGGTGGGCGATGACGTTAGTGTGTCTGCTTGATGCTGCAACACGACCAAGTAAGTAGTCACGTAGTGGTACTGGTAGAGGTAGACATACGTGTGCTTGCGTTTTGTACGTACGTAGCTTAGCCCTGTACCAGGCCCACGCTCCAGAGAATCTGCGTTTGTGGCATACGTCAGGGTGTTGGGCTGGTGCTGGCCTACCGCTACCCACTGCTAGTTTGCAATAAATTGGTTGGACGTATTTGCATGTTTGGTTGCAGATCTGAGGTCCCCCCTCGAGAGATTGGTGATGGGCCATGTAGTATACCAAGAGCTACAGTGAAAAGAGAGATTGGTGATGGGCCATCCAAGAGCTACAGTGAAGAGAGAGATTGGGGGCCCAGCGTGTGGGGGCAGTGTGGGCTTGGAGCATTGTGGGCCGGCCACCTGGTCCAACACCCAAACTTTGTGTTCGTGTACCTGCGAAAGCGTGTGTAAACTTGATTGTGAGCGAGCGGTGCATGCGTGTGCAAATGCAAACGTTTGGGAATGCCTGCGTGTTCCAATCTAGTACCTAATTAAATTGATTAGCCACCAGCAGCTTGGTAGTTCTCCGTGTTTGTCATAGCCTCAGAGGCATCATTGTTGATGTCTGATGAGTGCTCTCTGACGAGTGTTGCTGTTTGTCGTCTCTTAGAGTCCAAAACtaaaaagtactccctccgtatgagttacaaattgtagatcgttttgacttttttagtgCACAGAAATAGTTACCTCAGGTCTGACATGTGACTTTTCGTTCTTCTATACAAGATTGGCTACATGGGTATCAAGAAGTCTAGTCTTTAATGAATCGCTTGTTTACGAGGAATAGTTAATGACATAATTAAATGGATGATAAGTAGAATTGTTTTCCTTGGTCATTGTGCCAAGAGGAaaaagaatggagggagtactttgtAAACCATCAAGACGCAGATCCGTAGTACGTGCTACACAGGATAGATGTTTCATGCAACCATGAAGTCAGTTTGATGGGTTACTTTGAACCTCATGGCGCGCGACAATTATGGAAGACAATGCTCTTCTTCTAGTTATTAGTGGTGTCGCTCCACGGGAAGGGAGATGCCTTGTCTAATGGAGATGCAGTCAGCATTTGGAGCACATGGAACACCTGCTGCTCACATGTGCGCTCGCCAGGGCTAATGCCGCCGTCGGATGATTCTAGTGGATTGGTGGCTTAAAATTCAGCACATGCTACTTCTGACGGGCCATGGCAAGGTTCGTCGATGGCCGGATGTACATGGTCGAGGAGACTAGCTTCGAGTCGGTATCAGACGacgtggaggaggagaggctCTCCCGCCTGATGCTCCCCTACCTGACCTCCCATCCTGATTCTCCTGAATCCAACCGCAGCGTCAAGTGTGCTCGAGTCGCCGCCTCCAGCGACGCCATCCTGGGCCTGCAGGAGGCCAGGGCCGGGGACGCGGGGATCAGGATGCCGGCGGAGTGCGCCGTGTGCCTGCAGGATTTCGTGGCAGAGGACTGCATCTTCCGCTGGCTCCGGGTTAACCATGTCTCCCCGCTCTGCCGCCACGCGCTGCCCACGCAGCACATggacgacgaagacgaagacTACGACCAAGGAAATTATCAGCAGGATGACGAATATTATCAGCAGTATTATGACGAAGAACAGTATTATGGCGGCGAATATTATCAGACAGCATGCCGGAGCAGCAGGAGACGGCCTAGACATGATGCAACAAGATCATGCCTAGACCTGGACGCACCAAGATCATGGTGGAGTGCTGTGTGGAAGTGCTGCTCTCTGCACGAATACAACGAAACAACAAGTTAGCAGCAGCTCGGTGGTGTGCTTCTAGAGATGTAAACGTAATCTGGAAAGTGTGTTGTGTGTATCTTGCCTAACAGAAGGCCatctttatttcttttcatgCTAGGGGTACTGAAGACACCTTATTTAGGAAACAATTGTGGTCCTGCCGAAAACAGGGTACACTTTGGGAGGAGAAGCGGAGCATTTAGCTCATGTCTAAAAATGAAAACCATTGGAAGAACACATGGCAACTAGCCAACTACCATGGCATTCATATACCAGTTGAACTTATGCAGAAGAACagtatttgtatttgtatttgtattctTACCCAAAAACAAATGGAAAAGGAATTGGAAGCAGCCCCTTAAGAAGAGAGCACCATGGCGGCCCgatgtttgtgaagaaggagcaGCGAGAGATGCGTCCATGGCGGGGGACGGAGCACCGCCGTCGTCCTGCGCATCGGCCACGTCCCGCACCACCGGCGTCCTGCGTGGTGCCGGCCCCATCCCGCGCTCCCCATCCTGCACGCCGCCGGCTGGCGCCCGACCTCATGGTCCGCATCGACAGGTGCAGGTCACAATTTGATCTGTATTGAGATTTAGCAAAACATGCCGTACTAGCTAGCCAGCTAGGCCAGGGAGAATCAAGCAAGGCCTCGCGGGCCGTGAGCGAGCAGACGTGCTCCTTCGGTGATTCGGTcccgaggaagaagataagctcagaaaaaaaaaggaaaaaataggtACTacagaggatgacatgtgggcctaTGAGGTAGGGGCAAAAATGGCAATTCAGTTTGaaaaccttcgtttttggagcTGGTGATACCCTTATaagccaaacaccccatctaCACAACTCCAGCTTTAGGCAGAGCTATCTCCAGCTGGAGTTGTAGAGTGGAGCAGCAAAACCTAGAGTTGCAGCAAAACCTAGGGTGCTCATCTCCTCCAAGCTGTTCGGGCTGTGATATGTAAGAGATTCTGCACAGAAACTATTTCTGCAATAGTTACAGTCCACATTCCACAACTAGGCACACTCGTAAAACTTTGCAGTGTGCTACATGCCTACATCTGACTGTAACCACAGAACAGGGGAGCAGCAGCAAGAACAAACCAAGTATCTGATCAGCTTTGCAGTGTAGAAAATGACAAGGCTGGATTACAGTAATCAGACAGCTGAACCGCTTGGGGCTTCATGCTAGTTGCGTGACATAAGCTCCTCTGAGCTTCTAACTTGGCTGGGGCAGGGAGGCCTGCATTGCCGCGAGCAGGGATGTCGGTGAGGTGGCCTCAGTGGGTGACAAACATGAAGGTAGTCTCCTTAAAGCTGAGGGAGTTGATGCCCTTGGCGATAGGTCCACCATTTCCAGAGCCTGCATTCTGAGCTCCATTGGGTAGTCCTTGACACATCCAATTCTTGGACCAGCCCCAGTGGTCCATTTGAGGGACAGCCTGTGGCCAAGCTGATAGGACTTGGACTCGCCCTTTGATTTCATCCTCTCAAGAATTGCCTTCTGCGGGACACCGGTGGCTCTGGGGCTTTGAAGACCACCTGACAAGGTTCTTTGGTAGGTTGGCTTGGCTTGTTCTGCAGTAGCGTTCTCGCCTTCATCGCATTCGGTCATGCTTGGAATGGAAATCACTTCTGATCCCATGGATTCAGCAGTAAGGTTCTGTGAACCATCACGCACTGGATCTTCATTGTAGTCTTCTCTGATGGATGAGCGCACCTGAAAGGCCAAAAGCAAGCACACGAAATGAATTCATATGCaatcataaaaaaaaatctgcaatTTGGTGAGACAAGCATATTTTAGCTTGTGAATAGTTAAACGACTTACCTCAACTTCTTTAAGATCAACTCCATTCTCTTCAAGGAAGTTCATGAAATTGCTGAGGTTCTCTGCGCTTGGTTTGTAGTGACCACTATAGGCCCAGATGGACTTCATCAGGAAAGAAGAGAACAAATTAGCAGAATGCAACCAATGAGAAAGTACATGAACAAGACGTAACCAAAGTATACACATTATCCAGATGATAGAACGATGAAATACATTCATAACATGCTCTTGAAAGATAAGCGAAATAATAAAATGATGAAAGAGCCAGTTAACTTGCAGTTGCTGGATCAAGATAAATAGATATTATATTTACATGTGTACTAGACAGATATAGATTCAGAATGTACAGTTCCACTACATTACCTCCAAAAGTCGTGGGAAAATATTTAATGAATATATACCTGTTTATATTTTGTATATGTCCTCCAAAAAAGATTTTATTAATGTTTCTTAATGGTAGCATATGGAACAGAAAATAATGATTGGACGGACCATGCACATTGAATAATTCATCAATTCCAGGACACCGATAGAACTTTTTGGTCAGAGGTGCTGAATTAAAGGATAGGCGATAGCACATGCAggaatttaaataaaataaaatactgtGATCACATCCAAACATTTAATAGGGTATGGTTGCTCAAAGATACCTTGATAATTCCATTTTCTGCTGTAAATCTTCCAGCAGCTATGGTAGTGCCTCCTGCTAAAAAGCTGGAATGCTGGAATACACCTCTCTCTTTCTGGATGGATAGAAAAAGATTTAGCggtgctaaacataatgtaacAAAATAAGACATAAGATATATTATTGTTCAGCAGAAATGCAAGTGCAAAGACCTTGTAAGAGTAGAAAGTTACCTTCCCAGCATAGAGTCTTTTTGCTGTGCTCATAACAAAAATCCATTTAGTTCCTTTAGGATCCTGGCTTGTATCAAGTGGTTGTCCAGACTGTTTATGGATAATCTTTCCCTCATTAATTATGTATTCATAGTTCTCACGCTCTTGCTGCAAGACATTGGGTAATTGTTAGAGCTCGGAGCCATGTGGGAGGTTTCGCAGCAAGAAAATGATGAGTTTGTTAAAACAAATTCCTTTTGCTGTGCTTGAACATGTATAGTATTTAAAAATCAATGGTACTTCTGTTAATGGTCATGATTCATGGTTTAAGTGAATAATAGTATGGATAGAAGCAGGAATATGCTGGTCTCTATTCATGTTTGGAATGATAATTCAGGCCTGAGGCCACGTCGAATGCAGTTCATATATGCAGCAAACTGACTGATAGTAATAGCAATAATGTTCAATATGTGTTTCGATTTGAGAAAATATTTATTACTAGTCAAACTTGAGGGAAAATGATGTTGTAGTACAAAGATAGTAACATataattttcttaaaaaaagatgAATCGCAAAAAGTTTCACGAGACCAACACGAATTCTGTGGGTGAAGGTGGGTGAAGGTAGCCAAGCAATCATACAGATACAGCTCTTCACATATGCTTTGAGGGAAGGATATATGGCACAAGTTCTAGATAAAGATAGGCAGCCATTGCAGAACATTTCTTACCGGACCAAGATACTTAATGCATTGCTTCTTTAGCTTTGCTCTTGGACATTCTGGAAGGTCTAGATCCTTTCCCTCTCCAACATCAAGCCTATATATAACAAACACTCACTTAAATTGTCATGCAATAAAACTAATAACTGGGATTTCTGGTATTAACAGAGATTCAACCCACAGGCCACAACTAAAATATCTGGTATGAGCAGGCACTCAAATATGTTCATCTCTCTCCCATGTGCTATGCAGATTGCCCTACTTTGTTCGAAAAAGATAATCTGCAAATGTAACTATGCAAATTGCAGCAAAGTTCTTACCAGTAGAAGAAGGGCTGGCCGGCCTGGCTTTGACACCAGACATCGTAGTAGAAGTGCAGATTGTGCCCATATCT
This portion of the Setaria viridis chromosome 7, Setaria_viridis_v4.0, whole genome shotgun sequence genome encodes:
- the LOC117864029 gene encoding uncharacterized protein, with protein sequence MSKEDVLKVQTCVLKVNIHCDGCEKKVKKILHKIDGVYQSSVDAEQGKVTVSGLMDPATVIKKLNRAGKPANLWGAKPGVVSQVQKLQLGGAGAGGKGQQPKDAGGKGQPKDAGGKGQPKGGAGAGNAGGGGGGGAKGAKPLAMPQATPQQLQQLQQLQQQMQMKGMKLPPQLMAMGGKMPFPAAAAPPAKDPKAVKFNVPVDDEFGDDGSEFDDEFDDDFDDEDFEDDGLDDDLYDDPKMMAKPMAMPMGNGGGGKKGGGGNEIPVQIKGNANNGGKKDSGAKQNQGGGGGNGKNGGGAQPPQNGKGGAPGGRNQPGQAKKGGGAGGPPAGVGAPMMGGMPPPQQQPGMMMRPPNMMGGAGFPGMGQMGAGPMGGMPMGHPHMGGNGMQPGGGGAAVHGMPAGGMMPGAGFYPGGAGGGGMPSGPEMMQAAGNPMAQQAYMSMMPQQQQLQMMMNGHGPHGHHGHHAHGGAGYPPMGYGYGYPRPAMPYPPPMYYPAPHSHDNMFSDENPNSCSVM
- the LOC140223372 gene encoding uncharacterized protein, coding for MARFVDGRMYMVEETSFESVSDDVEEERLSRLMLPYLTSHPDSPESNRSVKCARVAASSDAILGLQEARAGDAGIRMPAECAVCLQDFVAEDCIFRWLRVNHVSPLCRHALPTQHMDDEDEDYDQGNYQQDDEYYQQYYDEEQYYGGEYYQTACRSSRRRPRHDATRSCLDLDAPRSWWSAVWKCCSLHEYNETTS
- the LOC117864030 gene encoding IQ domain-containing protein IQM3, with translation MEVEAPAPTVAGMDFSASPRFDPDKLESPPPVEGSGGENGAATKLQKVYRSYRTRRKLADSAVVVEELWWQALDFARLSHSTVSFFDEPKPETAASRWNRVSLNASKVGQGLSRDGKALKLAFQHWIEAIDPRHRYGHNLHFYYDVWCQSQAGQPFFYWLDVGEGKDLDLPECPRAKLKKQCIKYLGPQERENYEYIINEGKIIHKQSGQPLDTSQDPKGTKWIFVMSTAKRLYAGKKERGVFQHSSFLAGGTTIAAGRFTAENGIIKSIWAYSGHYKPSAENLSNFMNFLEENGVDLKEVEVRSSIREDYNEDPVRDGSQNLTAESMGSEVISIPSMTECDEGENATAEQAKPTYQRTLSGGLQSPRATGVPQKAILERMKSKGESKSYQLGHRLSLKWTTGAGPRIGCVKDYPMELRMQALEMVDLSPRASTPSALRRLPSCLSPTEATSPTSLLAAMQASLPQPS